Genomic segment of Ralstonia pickettii:
GCCGCACGCCTGTTCGACGAGATGCTGAAGCTGCTGATGTCGGGCCACGCCTGGGCATCGCTGCAGGAACTGCGCAAGGCGGGCCTGCACCGCGGCCTGCTGCCGCTGCTGGACGTCGCACTGGAGCAGCCGATGGGCCAGCGCTTCGTGCAGCTTGCCCTCGACAACACCGACGATCGCGTCAAGGCCGGCAAGCCGGTCTCGCCGGGCTTCCTGTTTGCCTCGCTGCTGTGGCATCACGTGGTCGAGCACTGGAACCGCCGCCGCGCCGCCGGCGAGCCGCTGATCCCCGCGCTGCACACCGCCATGGACGAAGTGCTCGATCGCCAGACCGAGCAACTCGCCATCCAGCGCCGCTTTACCTCCGACATGAAGGAAATCTGGAGCATGCAGCCGCGCTTTGAGAAGCGCTCGGGCCGCATGCCATATCGCTTGCTCGAATCGCCGCGCTTCCGCGCCGGTTACGACTTCCTCGTGTTGCGTTGTGCGTCGGGCGAATTGCCGCAAGAACTGGCCGACTGGTGGACCGATTTCCAGAGCGGCGATGGCGAAGCCCGCGAAGCCCTCATGGCACTAGCCAAGCACGCACCGAGCCCCTCTGCAAATACCGGTTCGGCCAGCCCGGGCAAGCGGCGTCGCCGCCGACGTGGTCCGGCAAAATCGGATACAGTCGTTGACGTCAATCCGGGAAGTTCGGAGGAAACGTGAAGACAGTGGCGTACATCGGCATCGGCGCCAACCTGGGCGACGCACGCCAGGCAGTGAAAGACGCCGTGGTCTGCCTCGCGCAGCAGGTCGGCATCACCGTCACCGGCAAATCGAGCCTGTATCGCAGCGCGCCCGTCGAATCCAGCGGCGACGATTACATCAACGCCGTGGTGCGCATCGATACGCATTTCACTGCCGACCAGCTGCTTCGCATCTGTCATCACATCGAGGACCAGTTCGGCCGCGAGCGCCCGTTCCACAACGCGCCGCGCACGCTCGACCTGGACTTGCTGCTCTACGGCGACCACGTCCTCACCTCACCCGAGCTGACGGTACCCCACCCACGCGTGGGCCAACGCGCCTTTACCCTGCTGCCCCTGCATGAACTGGCGCCCGATCTCGTGATTCCGGGCATTGGTGCCGTGGCGGCACTGCTGCCCGGCGTGGCCGACCAGCGGATCGAAAAGACCATGATGTGCCAGTGCATGCGCGCCAAGCAGCCTGCCGCCTGATCATAGGCACCACACAAATCACCCGCTGATGGCACTGGATCACCTGCGCCGCATCGTTGTCGAAGGGCCCATTGGCGTGGGCAAGACGGCGCTGGCCCAGCGTCTGGCCGATCATCTGCGCGCGTCGACGCTGTTCGAAACGCCTGCCGAAAACGCCTTCATCGCCCACTTTTACGAAGACCCCGCGCGCTATGCGCTGCCGGTGCAGCTGCGCTTCCTGCTGCAGCGTGCCGAGCGCCTGAAGGCATGGCACAAGGCGACGCTTGCCGGAGAGCGCATCGTCGCTGACAGCTTCCTGCCGCGCGACCGCCTGTTCGCCCAGCTCACGCTGCCCGCCGATGAACTCGCGCTGTACGACGCAATGGCCAATGCGCTGGCCCTGCCGCAACAGCGCATCGATCTCGTCGTCTGTCTGCAGGCGCGCGCAGAGGACCTTCTGCCACGCGTCACCCGTCGGGCCGTTCCTTACGAAACCGGCATCGATGCGGAGTATCTCGAACGCATCTGCGCCGCGTACGGCGAGCTGTTTCTGTATTACGATGCCGCACCGACGATGATCGTCGACACCGCTGCCTTCGACCCCGCAGGCAACGACGACGATTTCCGCACCTTGCTCGCCCGCATCGACGCGATGCGCGGGCCCAAGGAATTCATCAAGCTGGCAACGCGCTAGTCGACGCACCACATGGTCTGCGTGGGCGGTCGCGATGCCCCAATGAGTCTCAGTCCATGAGCTATCTCCAGGAATCGAACCGCAAGGCCGTCACGGTGACTTCGCTGCAGGCCATGCGCGCCGCCGGCGAGCGCATCGCCATGTTGACGGCTTATGACTCCAGCTTCGCCGCCCTGATGGATCGCAACGGCACCGACGTGCTGCTCGTCGGCGATTCGCTCGGCAACGTGATGCAGGGCCAGAAGACCACGCTGCCCGTTACGCTCGATCACATCGTCTATCACACCGAATGCGTATCGCGCGGCATCGAGAAAGCGCTGCTCGTATCCGACCTGCCGTTCGGCACCTATGGCACGCCCGAGCAGGCTTTCCACAGCGCCGTGCGCGTGATGCAGGCCGGCGCGCAGATGGTCAAGCTCGAAGGCGGCGTGTGGCTCGCGCCGACCATCAAGTTCCTGGTTGAACGCAGCATCCCCGTGTGCGCGCACATCGGCCTGACGCCGCAATCGGTGCATGCATTTGGCGGCTTCAAAGTGCAGGGCCGCGGCGACGAGGCGGCCGCACAACTGAAGGCCGACGCGCTGGCCGTGCAGGACGCCGGCGCGCAACTCGTCGTCATGGAAGCCATCCCGGCTGGGCTGGCCGGTGAAGTCACGCGTCTGCTTGCCATTCCGACCATCGGCATCGGCGCCGGGTTGGAGTGCTCCGGCCAGGTGCTCGTCATGCACGATATGCTGGGCGTGTTCCCGGGTCATCGCCCCAAATTCGTACGCAACTTCATGGACGGGCAGACCACCATCGATGGTGCCGTCGCCGCCTATGTGGCTGCCGTCAAGGACGGTACGTTCCCCGGCCCGGAACACACCTTCGCCTGAGCGGCATCCGCATGGAAATCTGGTCGGCCACCGTCGACGCCTTCGCCCTGCTTGCCAGCGGCGATGCGGCGTTGTGGCGGATCGTCTGGGTGTCGTTGAAGGTGGCGATCGCGGGGCTGCTGCTGGCGGCGCCCCCCGGTCTGCTCATCGCTTACCTCATCGCCATGCACCGGTTTGCGGGGCGCCGTGCGCTGGTGGTGCTGGCGCAGGCATCGCTGTCGTTTCCGACCGTGCTGATCGGGTTGCTGCTGTATCTGCTGCTTTCGCGCCAGGGCCCGTTGGGCGGCTTCGGGCTGCTGTTCACCCAAGGCGGCATGATCCTCGGACAAGCGGTGCTTGGGCTGCCGGTGATCGTCGCGTTTGCGCTCACCACACTCGAGCGCGCGGATCCGCGTCTCGCAGAAACCGCTCGTGTGCTGGGCGCCGGGCGCGTCCGTTTGCTGTTGACGGTGTTTCGTGAATTGCGCTTCGGCCTCATGGCTGCAGTGGTGGCCGGCTTCGGGCGCGTCATCGCCGAAGTGGGCTCGGCTCTCATGGTCGGCGGCAACATCGAGGGCGTCACGCGCACCATGACCACCGCGATTGCGCTGGAAACAAGCAAGGGCGAGTTCGCACAAGGCATCGCGCTGGGCATCGTGCTGATCGTGCTGGCACTGCTCGTCAACCTTGTGCTGGCGTGGTTGCAAGGGGCTGGCAACTATCGCAGGGAGCCGGCATGAGTGCGTCGTCGCAGCCCACGATGGTGTTTGAAGGCTTGCGCTGCCAGCACGGCGCGCGCGTTCTGTTCGAGATTCCGCGTCTGGCGCTGTCGGCAGGGCACGCGATCGTCATTACCGGCGCAAACGGTGTCGGCAAGACAACGTTGCTGCGCATGCTGGCCGGGCTCGCACCCGCCCATGGTGCGACCGTCGATTTGGGCCGCGGGCAGCAGGCGCTATCGCCCTACCCGGCCGAGCTGCGCGCGCGGCTGACTTACGTG
This window contains:
- the folK gene encoding 2-amino-4-hydroxy-6-hydroxymethyldihydropteridine diphosphokinase codes for the protein MKTVAYIGIGANLGDARQAVKDAVVCLAQQVGITVTGKSSLYRSAPVESSGDDYINAVVRIDTHFTADQLLRICHHIEDQFGRERPFHNAPRTLDLDLLLYGDHVLTSPELTVPHPRVGQRAFTLLPLHELAPDLVIPGIGAVAALLPGVADQRIEKTMMCQCMRAKQPAA
- a CDS encoding deoxynucleoside kinase, which gives rise to MALDHLRRIVVEGPIGVGKTALAQRLADHLRASTLFETPAENAFIAHFYEDPARYALPVQLRFLLQRAERLKAWHKATLAGERIVADSFLPRDRLFAQLTLPADELALYDAMANALALPQQRIDLVVCLQARAEDLLPRVTRRAVPYETGIDAEYLERICAAYGELFLYYDAAPTMIVDTAAFDPAGNDDDFRTLLARIDAMRGPKEFIKLATR
- the panB gene encoding 3-methyl-2-oxobutanoate hydroxymethyltransferase — translated: MSYLQESNRKAVTVTSLQAMRAAGERIAMLTAYDSSFAALMDRNGTDVLLVGDSLGNVMQGQKTTLPVTLDHIVYHTECVSRGIEKALLVSDLPFGTYGTPEQAFHSAVRVMQAGAQMVKLEGGVWLAPTIKFLVERSIPVCAHIGLTPQSVHAFGGFKVQGRGDEAAAQLKADALAVQDAGAQLVVMEAIPAGLAGEVTRLLAIPTIGIGAGLECSGQVLVMHDMLGVFPGHRPKFVRNFMDGQTTIDGAVAAYVAAVKDGTFPGPEHTFA
- a CDS encoding ABC transporter permease, with the translated sequence MEIWSATVDAFALLASGDAALWRIVWVSLKVAIAGLLLAAPPGLLIAYLIAMHRFAGRRALVVLAQASLSFPTVLIGLLLYLLLSRQGPLGGFGLLFTQGGMILGQAVLGLPVIVAFALTTLERADPRLAETARVLGAGRVRLLLTVFRELRFGLMAAVVAGFGRVIAEVGSALMVGGNIEGVTRTMTTAIALETSKGEFAQGIALGIVLIVLALLVNLVLAWLQGAGNYRREPA